In a single window of the Actinomycetota bacterium genome:
- a CDS encoding EAL domain-containing protein, producing MAGTDVGSGPAKGKSWRTAVQLGLTSVVVASLAAVLLWRHPRDTTTTELVAVALAGTVLATLVALWSRHGRRAGVGQGGELDDAARAPAPVELRPAASLPADHFADFVSHVHFGVLMLRHQSGDDPESIVITSANSAMQRYLTVPPPDTVGLRLVDVFPGLQAPPGQALLEGLRTLHEQAETVWVQIETELWPGLGIQHLALGAVPLTAQSIAVVVDDVTARVNAERALAERASSDALTGLVNRGELLDRLRRRLEQRDAGDVTLLIADLDRFKDVNDTFGHERGDQFLKKVSERLQLVAPTGATVARIGGDEFALLLAPGATTQDGVLAAEAIEEALLEPVSVTPWLQLHVGTSIGIASAPLHARDADTLVVRADVAMYEAKRTCIGHQVYEPSLDRSSVRRMVLLGDLRRAIANGELVLHYQPVVDPDGSIVALEGLVRWRHPDLGTVLPGEFIELVELGSLSQPLAFTVVRQAVAHAITCREMGNDIGVSINLTPRNLTDAGLLDGLERVVGEAKLPPGTLTVELTERHLLADSPETHEALGRLHRAGLRVAIDDFGTGSTSLYVLRSLNVDELKIDRVFVDDLRQGHDAVVRSIVDLAHDLGLTVVAEGVEDLATQRRLVELGVDRMQGFAIGRPVPADTSTRLVAAGARSN from the coding sequence ATGGCAGGCACCGACGTGGGGAGCGGGCCGGCGAAGGGGAAGTCGTGGCGCACCGCGGTGCAACTCGGGCTCACCTCCGTCGTCGTCGCATCGCTCGCCGCGGTGCTGCTCTGGCGACATCCGCGAGACACCACGACCACCGAGCTGGTGGCCGTCGCCCTCGCCGGGACCGTTCTCGCGACGCTCGTCGCGCTGTGGAGCCGGCACGGGCGGCGCGCTGGCGTCGGGCAAGGCGGTGAACTCGACGACGCGGCTCGTGCGCCAGCACCCGTGGAGCTGCGCCCGGCGGCGTCTCTGCCGGCCGACCACTTCGCCGACTTCGTCAGCCACGTCCACTTCGGCGTATTGATGCTGCGTCATCAGTCCGGCGACGATCCGGAGTCGATCGTGATCACGTCGGCCAACTCGGCGATGCAGCGCTACCTCACGGTGCCACCGCCCGACACCGTCGGATTGCGGCTCGTCGACGTGTTCCCCGGGCTCCAAGCGCCGCCCGGCCAGGCCCTGCTGGAAGGCCTCCGCACACTGCACGAGCAGGCCGAGACGGTGTGGGTGCAGATCGAGACCGAGCTGTGGCCGGGGCTCGGCATCCAACACCTCGCCCTCGGAGCGGTGCCGCTCACCGCGCAGTCGATCGCCGTCGTCGTCGACGACGTCACGGCGCGCGTCAACGCGGAGCGCGCCCTCGCGGAGCGGGCCAGCTCCGACGCGCTGACGGGACTGGTCAACCGCGGCGAGTTGCTCGACCGGCTGCGCCGGCGTCTCGAACAGCGCGACGCCGGCGACGTCACGCTGCTCATCGCAGACCTCGACCGGTTCAAGGACGTGAACGACACGTTCGGCCACGAGCGGGGAGACCAGTTCTTGAAGAAGGTGAGCGAGCGCCTTCAGCTCGTCGCCCCGACCGGGGCGACGGTGGCCAGGATCGGCGGTGACGAGTTCGCGCTGTTGCTCGCCCCCGGGGCGACGACGCAGGACGGCGTCCTCGCCGCCGAGGCCATCGAGGAAGCGCTGCTCGAACCGGTCTCGGTCACACCGTGGCTGCAGCTCCACGTCGGCACGAGTATCGGCATCGCCAGCGCCCCTCTGCACGCCCGCGACGCGGACACCCTGGTGGTGCGGGCCGATGTCGCGATGTACGAGGCGAAGCGCACCTGTATCGGCCACCAGGTGTACGAGCCCTCGCTCGACCGTTCTTCCGTGCGCCGGATGGTGCTGCTCGGCGACCTGCGGCGGGCGATCGCGAACGGCGAGCTCGTGCTGCACTACCAGCCGGTCGTCGATCCCGACGGCTCGATCGTCGCCCTCGAGGGGCTCGTCCGCTGGCGCCACCCGGATCTCGGCACCGTCCTGCCCGGTGAGTTCATCGAGCTCGTCGAGCTCGGCAGCCTCAGCCAGCCGCTCGCGTTCACCGTCGTCCGGCAGGCCGTGGCGCATGCGATCACGTGTCGCGAGATGGGCAACGACATCGGCGTCAGCATCAACCTGACGCCGCGCAACCTCACCGACGCCGGCTTGCTCGACGGCCTCGAGCGTGTGGTCGGCGAGGCGAAGCTGCCGCCGGGAACCTTGACCGTGGAACTGACCGAACGCCATCTGCTCGCCGACTCGCCCGAGACGCACGAAGCGCTCGGTCGGCTGCATCGGGCGGGGCTGCGGGTGGCGATCGACGACTTCGGCACCGGCTCGACCTCGCTGTACGTGCTGCGCAGCCTGAACGTCGACGAACTGAAGATCGACCGGGTGTTCGTGGACGACCTCCGCCAGGGCCACGACGCCGTGGTGCGCTCGATCGTCGACCTCGCCCACGATCTGGGGCTGACCGTCGTCGCCGAAGGTGTCGAGGACCTCGCCACCCAGCGCCGGCTGGTGGAGCTCGGCGTCGACCGCATGCAGGGCTTCGCCATCGGGAGGCCGGTACCCGCGGACACCTCCACCCGCCTCGTCGCCGCCGGCGCGCGCTCGAACTGA
- a CDS encoding maleylpyruvate isomerase N-terminal domain-containing protein, whose amino-acid sequence MRTTDALERCWSSLDALFAGLDEEQWQAATLCPGWSVRDVCAHLGGIEHMLTDWFPESAETPLPFARIGEFLTETAALDSTALLARYRALIERRRGQLGALSDLEWDMPSMTPVGPGTYGGFMAIRVFDFWVHEHDVRSPLALPGHDTGPAAEMALDQVQGSLGYIVGKLIALPDGMSITFSLTGPVVREMHVQVSGRARVVPQLADADVVVTADSLTFMQLACGRIDPQEQIAAGRISWTGSTEWGERAARNLRFTM is encoded by the coding sequence ATGCGCACGACGGACGCGCTCGAGCGGTGCTGGAGCTCACTCGATGCGCTGTTCGCAGGCCTCGACGAGGAGCAGTGGCAGGCGGCGACGCTCTGCCCGGGTTGGAGCGTGCGCGACGTCTGTGCCCACCTCGGCGGGATCGAGCACATGCTGACCGACTGGTTCCCCGAATCGGCCGAGACCCCGCTGCCGTTCGCGCGGATCGGCGAGTTCCTCACCGAGACCGCAGCACTCGACTCGACCGCGCTGCTCGCGCGCTACCGCGCGCTCATCGAGCGCCGCCGAGGACAGCTCGGCGCACTTTCCGACCTCGAGTGGGACATGCCATCGATGACCCCCGTCGGCCCCGGCACGTACGGCGGCTTCATGGCGATCCGCGTCTTTGACTTCTGGGTGCACGAGCACGACGTCCGCAGCCCGCTCGCGTTGCCCGGCCACGACACCGGTCCGGCCGCCGAGATGGCGCTCGACCAGGTGCAGGGCTCGCTCGGCTACATCGTCGGCAAGCTCATCGCGCTGCCCGACGGGATGTCGATCACCTTCTCGCTGACGGGACCGGTGGTGCGAGAGATGCACGTGCAGGTCTCCGGCCGCGCCCGGGTGGTGCCCCAGCTCGCGGACGCGGACGTCGTGGTCACTGCGGACTCGCTCACGTTCATGCAGCTCGCCTGCGGGCGCATCGACCCCCAAGAGCAGATCGCCGCGGGCCGGATCAGCTGGACAGGGTCAACGGAGTGGGGAGAACGCGCGGCCCGCAACCTGCGGTTCACGATGTAG
- a CDS encoding SDR family oxidoreductase has protein sequence MEELFAISDKVAVVTGGSRGIGRMIAHGLVVNGARVYITARKAEACDETARELSELGTCVSLPADLSDAEGRESFVSRLAEREDGLDILVNNAGAAWGAPLGEFPEAGVDKVLDINVKAPFLLTQSLLAMLSARATAEDPARVIMIGSIDGIRVPIGDNYSYSASKAGVHMLARHLAHHLVQRHITVNTIAPGPFESKMMAYLLEDPSSRDAIARSVPRGRIGTPEDVAGAVIFLASRAGAYLTGTVIPVDGGISTHG, from the coding sequence ATCGAGGAGCTGTTCGCGATCAGCGACAAGGTGGCCGTGGTCACCGGCGGGTCGCGGGGGATCGGGCGGATGATCGCCCATGGCCTCGTGGTCAACGGGGCGCGCGTGTACATCACGGCGCGCAAGGCGGAGGCGTGCGACGAGACCGCGCGGGAGCTGTCCGAGCTCGGTACGTGTGTGTCGCTGCCCGCAGACCTTTCCGACGCCGAGGGCAGGGAGAGCTTTGTCTCCCGGCTCGCCGAGCGTGAGGACGGCCTCGACATCCTCGTCAACAACGCCGGGGCGGCGTGGGGCGCCCCGCTCGGGGAGTTCCCCGAGGCCGGCGTCGACAAGGTGCTCGACATCAACGTCAAGGCGCCGTTCCTGCTGACCCAGTCGCTGCTCGCGATGCTGAGCGCCCGCGCCACCGCCGAGGACCCTGCCCGCGTGATCATGATCGGGTCGATCGACGGCATCAGGGTGCCTATCGGCGACAACTACTCGTACTCCGCCTCGAAGGCCGGGGTCCACATGCTCGCCCGGCACCTGGCCCACCACCTCGTGCAGCGGCACATCACCGTCAACACGATCGCGCCGGGACCGTTCGAGTCGAAGATGATGGCCTACCTGTTGGAGGATCCGTCGAGCCGCGACGCGATCGCGCGCTCGGTACCGCGCGGGCGCATCGGCACCCCCGAAGACGTCGCCGGAGCGGTGATCTTCCTCGCCAGTCGCGCCGGCGCCTACCTCACGGGCACGGTGATCCCCGTGGACGGCGGGATCTCTACTCACGGGTAG
- the dnaB gene encoding replicative DNA helicase, which produces MSELIDYPRRGSRRAGRDDAPRRRTDQRVPPHNLDAEESLLGALLLSRDAVGTVAELGLLAGDFYKPAHQLVYESVRVLMAAGQPVDAVTVADELRRAGLLEEIGGIDLLLELQNATPAISNVGRYCKIVQDTSALRRLIAVASDIAEIAYLEPDDVAKAIDEAETKVFEVNERRVSDSVRPLGELLQMVSDHLEATYERGTSIIGTATGFHDLDELLSGLQPSTLNIIGARPAAGKTSLALGIATHVAQTTNQPTLVFSLEMGHVEIAQRILSSEARVDSQKLRTGRLSEADWSKIGRAIGRLEVPLFIDDNPSVTVMEIRAKARRIKARFGSLALIVIDYLQLMTGSTGAENRQLEVSEMSRNLKVLARELEVPIVALSQLSRNLESRADKRPMLSDLRESGSLEQDADVVMFIYRDEMYNPDSPDKGSAEVIVAKHRSGPIGTKRLVYLASYTRFDNAARGV; this is translated from the coding sequence ATGTCCGAGCTCATCGACTACCCGAGAAGAGGGTCTCGCCGCGCAGGGCGCGACGACGCTCCCCGCCGACGCACCGATCAGCGGGTGCCCCCGCACAACCTCGACGCCGAGGAGTCCTTGCTCGGAGCGCTACTGCTGTCGCGCGACGCGGTGGGCACCGTCGCCGAGCTTGGCCTGCTCGCCGGCGACTTCTACAAGCCCGCCCACCAGCTCGTCTACGAGTCCGTCAGGGTCCTGATGGCCGCCGGCCAGCCCGTCGACGCGGTCACCGTCGCCGACGAGCTGCGTCGCGCCGGCCTGCTCGAGGAGATCGGTGGCATCGATCTCCTGCTCGAGCTGCAGAATGCGACGCCGGCGATCTCGAACGTCGGGCGGTACTGCAAGATCGTCCAGGACACCTCGGCGCTACGGCGGCTGATCGCCGTAGCGAGCGACATCGCCGAGATCGCCTACCTCGAACCTGACGACGTGGCGAAGGCCATCGACGAGGCCGAGACGAAGGTGTTCGAAGTGAACGAGCGCCGGGTGTCCGACTCCGTGCGCCCCCTCGGTGAGCTGCTGCAGATGGTCAGCGATCATCTCGAGGCCACGTACGAGCGGGGCACCTCGATCATCGGCACCGCCACCGGCTTCCACGACCTGGACGAGCTGCTCTCCGGGCTCCAGCCGTCGACGTTGAACATCATCGGTGCTCGGCCGGCGGCGGGCAAGACCTCGCTCGCCCTCGGCATCGCCACCCACGTGGCGCAGACCACGAACCAGCCGACGCTCGTGTTCTCGCTGGAGATGGGCCACGTCGAGATCGCCCAGCGGATCCTGTCGAGCGAGGCGCGCGTCGACTCTCAGAAGCTGCGCACCGGCCGCTTGAGCGAGGCGGACTGGTCCAAGATCGGACGCGCCATCGGCCGGCTGGAGGTGCCGCTCTTCATCGACGACAACCCGAGCGTGACGGTGATGGAGATCAGGGCCAAGGCTCGCCGGATCAAGGCCCGGTTCGGCTCGCTGGCGCTGATCGTGATCGACTACCTGCAGCTCATGACCGGTTCCACCGGTGCCGAGAACCGCCAGCTGGAGGTGTCCGAGATGAGCCGCAACCTGAAGGTGCTCGCCCGTGAGCTGGAAGTGCCGATCGTCGCGCTCAGCCAGCTCTCCCGAAACCTCGAGTCACGCGCGGACAAGCGACCGATGCTGTCCGACCTGCGCGAGTCGGGCTCTCTCGAACAAGACGCCGACGTCGTGATGTTCATCTACCGAGACGAGATGTACAACCCCGACAGCCCCGACAAGGGGTCGGCCGAGGTGATCGTGGCCAAGCACCGCTCCGGCCCGATCGGCACCAAGCGCTTGGTGTACCTCGCCTCGTACACGCGCTTCGACAACGCCGCCCGCGGGGTGTAG
- the rplI gene encoding 50S ribosomal protein L9 has protein sequence MKVILRADIDQLGKRGDIVDVRDGHARNYLFPRGLAMTASEGAVSQAAAMRRARDLRDTADREAAQTVASALVPKVITMPVKAGAEGRLYGSVTAADVVEAVEAQTGIVLDRRRLAMPDHIKQTGEYHVMTKLHQQVEFPITIDVVAK, from the coding sequence ATGAAGGTGATCTTGCGTGCCGACATCGACCAGCTCGGCAAGCGTGGCGACATCGTCGACGTGCGTGACGGTCACGCCCGCAACTACTTGTTCCCGCGCGGCCTCGCGATGACGGCCTCAGAGGGTGCCGTATCGCAGGCGGCGGCCATGCGCCGTGCCCGTGACCTGCGTGACACGGCAGACCGCGAGGCGGCCCAGACGGTCGCTTCGGCGCTCGTGCCGAAGGTGATCACGATGCCGGTGAAGGCCGGTGCAGAGGGCCGCCTCTACGGATCGGTGACCGCTGCCGACGTCGTCGAGGCGGTCGAGGCCCAGACGGGCATCGTTCTCGACCGCAGGCGGCTGGCGATGCCGGACCACATCAAGCAGACCGGCGAGTACCACGTGATGACCAAGCTCCACCAGCAGGTCGAGTTCCCGATCACGATCGACGTCGTCGCCAAGTGA
- a CDS encoding 30S ribosomal protein S18 yields MASKKSSPRTRSPKDSGRKPKKKTSVLVTEKVEYIDYKDVNLLQRFMSDRSKIRGRRVTGNTVQQQREVATAVKNAREMALMPYTKRVASAGRPARGRRDEESQSSGRGEAESSAEAVVDQLDTVAAIDAVDAVDAVVGDAVAVGGEEGEP; encoded by the coding sequence ATGGCCAGCAAGAAGAGCAGCCCACGGACCCGCAGCCCGAAGGACTCCGGGCGCAAGCCGAAGAAGAAGACGAGCGTGCTCGTCACCGAAAAGGTCGAGTACATCGACTACAAGGACGTCAACCTGCTGCAGCGGTTCATGTCCGACCGCTCCAAGATCCGCGGTCGCCGGGTCACCGGCAACACGGTGCAGCAGCAGCGTGAGGTCGCGACGGCGGTCAAGAACGCCCGCGAGATGGCCCTGATGCCATACACGAAGCGGGTGGCGAGCGCCGGACGCCCGGCCAGGGGCCGTCGTGACGAGGAGTCACAGTCCTCCGGGCGGGGCGAGGCGGAGTCCTCGGCCGAGGCGGTCGTCGACCAACTCGACACGGTCGCGGCGATCGATGCGGTCGACGCGGTCGATGCGGTTGTCGGTGACGCGGTGGCCGTTGGCGGAGAGGAAGGTGAGCCGTGA
- the ssb gene encoding single-stranded DNA-binding protein, with translation MAANTITVVGNLTRDPELRFTNAGKGVTTLGIAVSRRYQVNGEWQEQTSFMNVVAWDQLGENVAASLHKGTRVLVTGRLEVREYTDRDGNKRTAVEIVADEIGPSLRWATAQVERTSRSSEAGAGERPSAAGTARPAEGAYYGDEEPF, from the coding sequence ATGGCTGCAAACACCATCACCGTCGTCGGCAACCTCACCCGCGACCCCGAACTGCGCTTCACGAACGCCGGCAAAGGCGTCACCACCCTCGGCATCGCCGTCAGCCGGCGGTACCAGGTCAACGGGGAGTGGCAGGAGCAGACCTCGTTCATGAACGTCGTCGCCTGGGACCAGCTCGGCGAGAACGTCGCAGCATCGCTGCACAAGGGCACGCGCGTGCTCGTCACCGGGCGGCTCGAGGTGCGTGAGTACACCGACCGCGACGGCAACAAGCGCACCGCGGTCGAGATCGTCGCCGACGAGATCGGCCCCTCCCTGCGCTGGGCCACGGCCCAGGTCGAGCGCACCTCGCGCTCATCCGAGGCAGGAGCTGGCGAGCGCCCGAGCGCTGCCGGCACCGCCCGCCCCGCTGAAGGGGCCTACTACGGCGACGAAGAGCCGTTCTGA
- the rpsF gene encoding 30S ribosomal protein S6: MRAYELMVIIRGALDEADAQKWVTTVTQGITSAGGTVHGKPDWWGKRRFAYAIDHQEEGYYVVIELLAEGGALDGLERSLRIADDIVRHKLIRLPDAEAERRGMASTAA, translated from the coding sequence ATGCGTGCTTACGAGCTCATGGTCATCATCCGCGGCGCCCTCGACGAGGCCGACGCGCAGAAGTGGGTCACCACGGTCACCCAAGGCATCACCTCGGCCGGTGGCACCGTCCACGGCAAGCCCGACTGGTGGGGCAAGCGTCGCTTCGCCTACGCGATCGACCACCAAGAAGAGGGCTATTACGTGGTGATCGAGCTCCTGGCCGAGGGCGGCGCGCTCGACGGTCTCGAGCGGTCACTGCGCATCGCGGACGACATCGTCCGCCACAAGCTGATCCGCTTGCCCGATGCCGAGGCCGAGCGCCGCGGCATGGCCAGCACCGCGGCCTGA
- a CDS encoding DUF192 domain-containing protein, translating into MSRELRHARSSGLGRLVARGAAIGLGAVATLGPLASCASSAGDGAASVNTPAVRVTTTVGEDVTPSGFARVDATITTTDGARRTVCLWLADDDTSRAEGLQSVTSLGECPGMAFVFAAPVEHRFWMRDTLIPLTITFWDEAGGWVSAADMVPCPPAAADCPRTAAAGPYQVAVEVPAGEADELGLVRGSRLELEL; encoded by the coding sequence ATGAGCCGCGAGCTGCGCCACGCCCGCAGCTCCGGGCTCGGCCGGCTGGTGGCGCGCGGCGCGGCGATCGGGCTCGGGGCGGTGGCCACGCTCGGTCCGCTCGCGAGCTGCGCGAGCTCCGCAGGCGACGGCGCAGCCTCCGTGAACACGCCGGCTGTTCGCGTCACGACCACTGTTGGCGAAGACGTGACGCCTTCTGGGTTCGCACGTGTAGACGCCACCATCACGACGACCGACGGCGCGCGACGAACCGTTTGCCTGTGGCTCGCCGACGACGACACCTCACGCGCGGAGGGCCTCCAGTCGGTCACCTCGCTCGGGGAGTGCCCGGGGATGGCGTTCGTCTTCGCCGCTCCCGTCGAGCACCGTTTCTGGATGCGTGACACCTTGATCCCGCTGACGATCACCTTCTGGGACGAAGCCGGGGGATGGGTCTCCGCGGCCGACATGGTGCCCTGCCCGCCCGCCGCCGCCGACTGCCCGCGCACCGCGGCCGCCGGCCCCTACCAGGTGGCGGTGGAGGTGCCCGCCGGTGAGGCCGACGAGCTCGGGCTGGTGCGGGGCAGCCGGCTCGAACTGGAGCTGTAG
- a CDS encoding DUF5318 family protein: MTFSSGSLRGGGGRGVVDHRLARRALLNEYRRGRLSQDQVCDAHPELVRAAKALGKRTNTVCPICAEEDLRLVTYVFGPRLPKHGRCVSTTAELAAFHRRSEEYSAYVVEACCSCRWHHLLRVLPLGGRRARTERAAR; the protein is encoded by the coding sequence ATGACGTTCTCGTCCGGGTCGCTGCGTGGTGGCGGAGGGCGAGGAGTCGTCGACCACAGGCTGGCTCGGCGCGCTCTGCTGAACGAGTACCGCCGCGGCCGGCTCAGCCAGGATCAGGTGTGCGACGCTCATCCCGAGCTGGTCCGTGCCGCGAAGGCACTCGGCAAGCGCACCAACACCGTCTGTCCGATCTGCGCCGAGGAAGACCTGCGCCTCGTCACGTACGTGTTCGGGCCGAGGCTGCCCAAGCACGGCCGCTGCGTGTCGACCACGGCCGAGCTCGCCGCCTTCCATCGCCGCTCCGAGGAGTACTCCGCCTACGTCGTCGAGGCCTGCTGCTCGTGCCGCTGGCACCACCTTCTGCGCGTGTTGCCCCTCGGTGGACGCCGTGCCCGTACCGAGCGCGCAGCTCGCTGA
- a CDS encoding class I SAM-dependent methyltransferase translates to MSVTPVTFGAHVANDSELRLCGEVGAKRALELGVSEPSNAVTLALAGAKSIVVDPSAERIARARAEAERHEVRVECHQADFADLGFLTSASVDLALCLHHLGEIDDLARTLRQVHRVLKPSAPLIVAQTHPVRAMLDGAEVVLRRGYGSEGTRTIGQLFMALSRTDFRVDVLHELDAVDEASPMVPSVLLLRARKLGV, encoded by the coding sequence ATGAGCGTGACCCCGGTGACCTTCGGCGCCCATGTGGCCAACGACTCCGAGCTGCGGCTCTGCGGCGAAGTGGGCGCGAAGCGCGCCCTCGAGCTCGGTGTGTCGGAGCCGTCCAACGCCGTCACCCTCGCCCTCGCCGGAGCGAAGTCGATCGTCGTCGACCCCTCCGCGGAGAGGATCGCCAGGGCACGCGCCGAGGCCGAGCGTCACGAGGTGCGCGTGGAGTGCCACCAGGCCGACTTCGCCGATCTCGGCTTCCTCACGTCCGCCTCCGTCGACCTCGCGCTCTGCCTGCACCACCTGGGCGAGATCGACGACCTGGCCCGAACGTTGCGCCAGGTGCACCGCGTGCTGAAGCCGAGCGCCCCGCTGATCGTCGCGCAGACCCATCCGGTGAGAGCGATGCTCGACGGGGCCGAGGTGGTCCTTCGCCGCGGATACGGCAGCGAGGGCACGCGCACCATCGGCCAGTTGTTCATGGCGCTGTCGCGCACGGACTTCCGGGTCGACGTGCTGCACGAGCTCGATGCCGTCGACGAGGCCTCGCCGATGGTCCCGTCCGTGCTGCTGCTGCGCGCCCGCAAGCTCGGGGTGTAG